A genomic window from Solanum dulcamara chromosome 11, daSolDulc1.2, whole genome shotgun sequence includes:
- the LOC129874835 gene encoding 60S ribosomal protein L26-1-like: MKYNPRVSSSRRKSRKAHFTAPSSLRRVLMSAPLSSELRTKYNVRSMPVRKDDEVQVVRGTYKGREGKVVQVYRKKWVIHIERITREKVNGSTVNVGIHPSKVVISKLRLDKDRKSLLDRKAKGRAAADKDKGTKFTAEDIMQTVD, translated from the coding sequence ATGAAGTACAACCCAAGAGTATCGTCCTCCCGCCGCAAGAGCAGGAAGGCTCATTTCACGGCGCCTTCGAGCCTTCGTCGGGTGTTGATGAGCGCCCCTTTGTCCTCTGAGTTGCGAACCAAGTACAACGTTAGGTCCATGCCGGTGAGGAAAGACGACGAGGTTCAGGTGGTTCGTGGAACCTACAAGGGCCGTGAAGGAAAAGTTGTCCAAGTTTACCGTAAGAAGTGGGTGATCCACATTGAGCGCATTACCAGAGAGAAGGTTAATGGATCCACTGTTAACGTTGGTATTCATCCATCCAAGGTCGTCATCTCCAAACTCAGGCTCGACAAGGACCGTAAGTCTCTTCTTGACCGCAAGGCTAAGGGTCGTGCTGCTGCTGATAAGGATAAGGGTACTAAGTTCACAGCCGAAGATATCATGCAGACTGTTGATTAG
- the LOC129873874 gene encoding mitochondrial outer membrane protein porin 2-like, translating into MSKGPGLFSDIGKKARDLLTKDYISDQKVSISTYSDTGVALTSTAVKKGGLSTGDVGAQYKYKNTLIDVKVDTGSNISTTLTLNDIALSTKTIASLKFPDYNSGKLEVQYYHHHAAFSTAIGLKQSPIVDLSVTLGTPTFALGAEASYETAEGKLAKYTAGISVTKPDSCAAIILGDKGDTIKASYIHHLDEMKKSAAVGEISRRFSTNENTFTVGGSYAVDNLTIVKLKLNNHGNLGALLQHELIPKSLLTISSEFDTKALEKTPKFGVALALKP; encoded by the exons ATGAGCAAGGGGCCTGGACTTTTCTCTGATATCGGCAAGAAAGCCAGAG ATCTTCTGACTAAGGACTATATCTCCGATCAGAAAGTATCTATTTCAACCTATAGTGACACTGGAGTG GCCCTTACATCAACTGCAGTAAAGAAGGGAGGGCTTTCAACTGGTGATGTTGGAGCACAATACAAATATAAGAACACTTTGATTGATGTCAAAGTTGATACAGGGTCAAAC ATCTCAACTACTCTTACTCTAAATGACATTGCGCTCTCAACGAAAACCATTGCCTCTCTGAAATTCCCTGACTACAATTCTGGGAAG CTAGAGGTTCAGTACTATCACCATCATGCCGCCTTTAGTACAGCTATTGGTCTGAAACAAAGCCCTATAGTTGATCTCTCTGTCACGCTTGGTACTCCCACTTTCGCCCTAGGTGCAGAGGCAAGTTATGAGACAGCCGAAGGTAAACTTGCAAAATATACTGCTGGCATCAGTGTGACAAAACCAGATTCCTGTGCTGCTATAATATT GGGCGACAAAGGGGACACAATAAAGGCATCATATAtacatcatctagatgaaatgAAGAAGAGTGCAGCTGTGGGCGAGATCAGTAGACGATTCTCGACCAATGAGAACACCTTCACAGTTGGAGGGTCATATGCTGTTGATAACCTGACAATTGTGAAGCTCAAGCTCAATAATCATGGGAACCTGGGGGCTCTATTGCAGCATGAGCTGATTCCGAAGTCATTGTTGACTATTTCTAGCGAGTTTGACACCAAAGCCTTGGAAAAGACTCCCAAATTTGGTGTGGCCCTTGCTCTTAAGCCTTGA
- the LOC129874682 gene encoding calcium-transporting ATPase 2, plasma membrane-type-like encodes MESYLNENFGGVKAKHSEDEMLRRWRSLCGVVKNPKRRFRFTANLSKRYEAAAMRRTNHEKLRVAVLVSKAAFQFISGVQVSDYTLPDEVKNAGFQIDAEELGSIVEGHDLKKVKFHGGVDGIANKLATSSTDGLSTRDYSTLIRRQEIFGVNKFQESEARSFWLFVWEALQDMTLMILGACAFVSLLVGIAMEGWPDGAHDGLGIVASILLVVFVTATSDYRQSLQFRDLDKEKKKISIQVTRNGYRQKMSIYDLVPGDIVHLAIGDQVPADGLFLSGFSVLIDESSLTGESEPVMVTAQNPFLLSGTKVQDGSCKMLVTTVGMRTQWGKLLATLSEGGDDETPLQVKLNGVATIIGKIGLFFAVVTFAVLVQKMYSRKLTEGSHWSWSAGEARELLEYFAIAVTIVVVAVPEGLPLAVTLSLAFAMKKMMNDKALVRHLAACETMGSSTTICSDKTGTLTTNRMTVVKTCFCMNVKDVNKPSDASALCSEIPDSVQKTLLQSIFNNTGGEVVATKHGKPDILGTPTETAILQFGLALGGDFQAERQAGKLIKVEPFNSTKKRMGVVLELPEGGLRAHTKGASEIVLAACDKVINSSGEVVPLDETSTNHLKTTIDQFANEALRTLCLAYMELDKGFSPAADIPVSGYTCIGIVGIKDPVRPGVRESVALCRSAGVTVRMVTGDNINTATAIARECGILTDAGIAIEGPVFREKSQEEWLNLIPKIQVMARSSPLDKHTLVKQLRTTFNEVVAVTGDGTNDAPALHEADIGLAMGIAGTEVAKESADVIILDDNFSTIVTVAKWGRSVYINIQKFVQFQLTVNIVALVVNFSSACFTGTAPLTAVQLLWVNMIMDTLGALALATEPPHDELMNRAPVGRSGNFISNVMWRNILGQSLYQFVVIWFLQSTGMGLFRLNGPDATLTLNTIIFNTFVFCQLFNEINSREMEKVEVWEGMLDNYVFVTVISVTLVFQIIIIEYLGTFASTTPLSFFQWFVSVFFGFLSMPVAASLKGFEV; translated from the exons ATGGAGAGCTATTTGAATGAGAATTTTGGAGGAGTGAAGGCGAAGCACTCCGAGGATGAGATGCTCCGGCGATGGAGGAGCCTTTGTGGTGTTGTTAAGAATCCAAAACGTCGATTTCGTTTCACTGCAAATCTCTCAAAGCGATATGAGGCTGCTGCCATGCGCCGTACAAATCAT GAGAAATTAAGGGTAGCAGTTCTGGTTTCCAAGGCTGCATTTCAGTTCATATCAG GTGTGCAAGTAAGTGACTACACTCTCCCTGATGAAGTTAAAAATGCTGGTTTTCAAATTGATGCGGAAGAGCTAGGATCCATAGTTGAAGGCCATGATCTgaaaaaggtgaaatttcaCGGTGGAGTGGATGGTATTGCAAATAAACTGGCTACTTCAAGTACCGATGGACTATCTACTCGTGATTATAGTACTCTAATCCGCAGACAAGAGATATTCGGAGTTAATAAATTCCAAGAAAGTGAAGCTCGGAgcttttggttgtttgtttgGGAAGCCCTTCAGGACATGACCCTCATGATCCTTGGTGCGTGTGCATTTGTTTCTCTACTTGTTGGCATTGCAATGGAGGGATGGCCAGATGGGGCTCATGATGGTCTTGGTATAGTAGCTAGCATTTTGTTGGTGGTCTTTGTTACTGCAACAAGTGATTATCGTCAATCCTTGCAGTTCAGAGACCTGgataaagagaaaaagaaaatatccaTCCAAGTTACTAGGAATGGGTACCGACAAAAGATGTCTATATATGATCTAGTTCCAGGTGATATTGTTCATCTCGCAATAGGAGATCAAGTCCCTGCAGATGGACTCTTTCTTTCAGGATTTTCTGTTTTAATCGATGAGTCCAGTTTGACTGGTGAAAGTGAGCCAGTGATGGTCACTGCTCAGAATCCCTTTCTTCTTTCTGGAACCAAGGTCCAAGACGGGTCTTGTAAGATGTTGGTTACGACAGTTGGGATGAGGACTCAGTGGGGAAAATTGTTAGCAACTCTCAGTGAAGGCGGAGATGATGAAACTCCATTACAGGTCAAACTGAATGGAGTGGCAACAATCATTGGGAAAATAGGCCTTTTCTTTGCTGTTGTGACTTTTGCAGTACTTGTGCAGAAAATGTATAGCCGTAAACTGACAGAGGGATCCCACTGGAGCTGGTCTGCAGGAGAGGCTAGGGAATTATTAGAATACTTTGCAATTGCAGTTACAATTGTAGTGGTTGCAGTTCCTGAAGGACTTCCCCTGGCTGTGACGTTAAGCCTTGCATTTGccatgaaaaaaatgatgaatgaTAAGGCACTTGTCCGGCATTTAGCAGCTTGTGAGACAATGGGCTCTTCTACAACTATTTGTAGTGACAAAACTGGCACGCTAACAACCAACCGTATGACTGTAGTGAAAACATGCTTCTGTATGAATGTCAAGGATGTGAATAAGCCGAGTGATGCATCCGCCCTTTGTTCTGAAATCCCGGATTCTGTACAAAAAACTTTACTGCAGTCAATTTTTAACAATACTGGAGGAGAGGTTGTAGCTACAAAGCACGGGAAGCCTGACATATTAGGAACACCAACTGAGACTGCTATATTACAGTTTGGTTTAGCACTTGGTGGCGATTTTCAGGCAGAACGCCAAGCTGGGAAACTTATAAAGGTTGAGCCTTTTAACTCTACAAAAAAACGCATGGGTGTGGTGCTGGAGCTTCCTGAAGGAGGTTTAAGGGCTCATACTAAAGGCGCTTCGGAAATAGTTTTAGCTGCCTGTGACAAGGTAATTAATTCCAGTGGGGAGGTTGTTCCCTTGGATGAAACATCAACTAACCATCTGAAGACCACAATCGATCAGTTTGCCAATGAAGCTCTTCGCACTTTGTGTCTTGCATATATGGAGCTGGATAAAGGATTCTCCCCTGCTGCTGATATTCCAGTTTCTGGGTATACTTGTATAGGTATTGTAGGTATAAAGGATCCTGTTCGTCCTGGAGTCAGAGAGTCAGTTGCGCTCTGTCGTTCAGCTGGGGTCACTGTTCGTATGGTTACTGGAGATAACATCAATACTGCCACAGCCATCGCTAGGGAATGTGGTATACTGACTGATGCTGGTATTGCCATTGAAGGTCCAGTTTTCCGGGAGAAGAGTCAAGAGGAATGGCTAAACCTGATTCCCAAAATTCAG GTGATGGCTAGGTCTTCACCACTAGACAAGCACACGTTGGTCAAACAATTGCGTACCACATTCAATGAAGTGGTAGCAGTTACTGGTGACGGAACTAATGATGCTCCTGCACTTCATGAAGCAGATATCGGACTTGCTATGGGCATTGCTGGAACTGAG GTTGCCAAAGAGAGTGCGGATGTCATCATATTGGATGACAATTTCTCCACAATTGTGACAGTAGCCAAATGGGGACGCTCAGTCTATATAAACATTCAGAAATTTGTTCAGTTTCAGCTGACTGTTAATATTGTTGCATTGGTTGTCAACTTCTCGTCAGCTTGTTTCACTG GAACTGCTCCACTTACTGCTGTTCAACTCCTGTGGGTTAACATGATCATGGATACTTTGGGAGCCCTTGCCCTTGCGACAGAGCCTCCTCATGATGAATTAATGAACAGAGCCCCAGTAGGCAGGTCGGGAAACTTTATAAGTAACGTCATGTGGCGGAATATCTTGGGACAATCCTTGTATCAGTTCGTAGTAATATGGTTTCTTCAGTCAACCGGAATGGGATTATTTCGTCTAAATGGCCCTGATGCTACACTAACCCTAAATACAATAATCTTCAACACATTTGTATTCTGCCAG CTCTTCAATGAAATAAACTCCCGAGAGATGGAAAAAGTTGAGGTTTGGGAAGGAATGCTTGATAATTACGTATTTGTTACAGTTATCAGCGTAACACTTGTGTTCCAAATCATAATTATAGAATATCTGGGGACATTTGCAAGCACAACACCCCTCTCATTCTTCCAATGGTTTGTTAGTGTATTTTTCGGATTCTTGAGCATGCCAGTTGCAGCAAGCTTAAAGGGGTTTGAGGTATGA
- the LOC129874706 gene encoding BTB/POZ and TAZ domain-containing protein 4: MNRKDEESPRVRASPNPPPLPVAVTSSRQESTFVARKLAVRKYCCTPTATKNTWDCLFDEGYRADVSINTDNGGIIYAHASILGVNSPVFKSMLSLKQSRARGRCGHQRSISISGVPPEAVQVFIRFLYSSRCEEEKMKEHGLSLLVLSHAYAVTHLKRECEWQLEQRLSTENVVDIFQLALLCDASRLSLVCHRFMLKNLKPISATEGWKAMKQSHPVLEKQMLKSIIDEDIREKERVRKNNERKIYMLLYEAMEALVHICKDGCRTIGPHDKVLKEDQEPCHYAACKGLESLIRHFAGCKLRVPGGCIHCKRMWQVLELHSRLCANSDVCKVPLCRNFKQKRRKQNKKDEMKWSILVRKIVRSKSISGAPFFSAEST, encoded by the exons ATGAACAGGAAAGATGAGGAATCTCCGCGGGTGAGAGCCTCACCAAACCCGCCTCCATTGCCAGTGGCTGTCACAAGTAGCCGGCAGGAGAGCACATTTGTAGCGAGGAAATTGGCAGTGAGAAAATACTGCTGCACGCCAACAGCTACAAAGAATACTTGGGATTGCCTCTTTGATGAAGGTTACAGAGCCGACGTCTCAATTAACACAGATAACGGTGGCATCATCTACGCACACGCTAGTATTTTG GGTGTGAATTCTCCAGTATTTAAAAGCATGTTGAGTTTAAAACAATCAAGAGCACGTGGTCGATGTGGTCATCAACGATCCATCTCCATAAGTGGGGTTCCACCTGAGGCTGTTCAAGTTTTCATCAgattcttgtattcttccag GTGTGAGGAAGAAAAAATGAAGGAGCATGGGTTGAGCCTTTTGGTGCTATCGCATGCATATGCTGTCACCCACCTGAAGCGAGAATGTGAGTGGCAGCTGGAGCAAAGATTAAGCACGGAAAATGTGGTTGACATCTTCCAGTTAGCACTATTGTGTGATGCCTCTCGGCTTAGCCTTGTTTGTCATCGTTTTATGCTGAAAAATCTTAAGCCTATTTCCGCCACAGAGGGATGGAAAGCCATGAAACAAAGCCATCCTGTGCTTGAAAAACAGATGTTGAAATCCATAATTGATGAGGATATT CGGGAAAAAGAAAGGGTGAGAAAAAACAATGAGAGGAAAATCTATATGCTGCTATATGAGGCAATGGAAGCTCTGGTTCACATATGCAAAGATGGTTGCCGTACAATTGGTCCACATGATAAGGTTTTGAAAGAGGATCAAGAACCATGCCACTATGCAGCATGCAAAGGGCTAGAATCCCTCATTCGTCACTTTGCCGGTTGCAAGTTAAGAGTCCCAGGCGGCTGCATCCACTGCAAGAGAATGTGGCAAGTTTTGGAGCTGCATTCTCGCCTTTGTGCCAATTCGGATGTTTGTAAGGTTCCTTTGTGCAG GAATTTTAAGCAGAAGCGCAGAAAACAGAACAAGAAGGATGAAATGAAATGGAGTATATTGGTGAGAAAGATAGTGAGATCCAAGAGCATTTCTGGAGCTCCATTCTTCTCAGCTGAATCCACATAA